The Saccharolobus shibatae B12 genomic interval ATTATTTCAATTACTTGAAGTCTTCTTTCTCGATGCATAAATTTTCACCGTTAAGAGTACAAAAATGAGCAAAAGAGTTACAAAACTTATATATTTACCAACTGTTTGATCAAGAGCGGAGTTTAAATCTAAAGAAATAGGTAAATTAACGATCTTACTATCATTTGTAAATTTAAAGCCATCTGGAAGTGTTGGTTGTTCGTTAGGATTTACAAGATTTGAGCTCACTAAAGTATAAGTTGTATTGCTGACTAACTGTCCACTCTCCCCTATTTGAAGGATAACGATTTTATATGGGACTCCAGTAGAATTAACGTAATAAAAGTACTCAAGCTCGATATAACCTATAAAAGTCCTGCCATAATATATATAGTTGGAATCATTCGAAGATAGTAAAGACAAAATAACACCTCTTTCAATTACTGGCTCTCCCGGATTAGAAATATAGAAAAAAGTTTTGGGAAGAGAGGCATTATCTAGAATTGTGGAAGAAGTTAGAATCTGAGAGAAATTGAGAACATAAACAGTCAGATTATAGGCGAAAGATGCATTATTGTAATAAATTCTTGTAACATTTTCAAAAAGAAGCTCCGATAGATGGTAAACTTGATTATTATAATTTATTTGAATATGAAGTGAGTACTCTACAAAGGCGTGAGGAAATAAGGCTATTATTAGGAGAAACAAAAGAGGAGAAGGCATAACTATCTTACCCATTTAGTTCCCCTAAATAAAAGGATTACCATAACAAGAAGTGCTCCAACTAATATAATGTACTCCATAATTTTAGAATATTGAGGAAATAGACTAGAAGTTATTTCACTACTTGCAGTCGTAATTCCCTTAAAGTGAGGTATTCCAATACCCGTATTATTAAAGTTCGTCATCCATAAATCCAATGTAGTTTCACTAGATATTTTCCCATTTGAACCTATCTGTAAGTTAATAACCTTGTCTGCTAGACCATTAAGGTTAAAATAAAAGTAAGTTTCTATAACTACACCTTCTACATTACTTTTTCCGAGATAAACGTAATAAGAGTTAGTACTATTAACGTAAAGGAGGTTCACTCCACTTACACTAATGTTTTTTTCTCCTAGCAATAAGGGTGAAACATAATAAAATGGTAATGGAAGAGTAGAGTTCGCTATTGAATATGAAAACTTACTTTGCATTGACGTATTCCATGATATTATACTTATACCAACTAAAACTGTCCCGTTGTTAAAGGTCTTGTTTATCACTTGAATTATAGAGAATTTCTGAAACAACATGGACCCATTTTCACGATAATAAGTTGAGGTTCCATTATAAATTGCGAATGTTCCAGAAGTTAGAGAAGGTTGAGAGGACGTTATTAAAGTTAAGGAAAGGGCTAATGGGAAAAGAAGAAGAAACAGCAAAAGTATTAAAAAAAACTTTTCATTTTGTTCACTTCCGCTTTTTTAGCTTGTTACTATTGCACTTACTGTTACTGTTTGTCCATTAGAAAGTTGTAACGTTAGTGAAATAGTAGAACCAACCAAATTACTTAAACTACTAGTAATACCAGATAATGCAATTGAGTATGTATTCACACCAGCAGATATAGTAGTTTGTCCGGATACAGTCGCTGAGCTTCCTTGTACGAGTGCTCCAGTAACTTGTGTATTAGCTCCAGTATTCTTTAAAGTAACTATTAGATAGTTACCACTAGCACTTAGTGTTGCTGTTCCTACTTGTGATACTGTACCTTGCCCACTAAATGCTCCAAATAGTCCGAAGGCAAATCCTACAACCACTAATGCTATTATTACTGATGCTATTACTAGTATTAATGCAGTTACAGCACCTGATAATGCTTTGGCATTCTTTCTCCTACTAACCATCTTCATACCTAATATACAATAAATTACAGTTCTATATAAATCTTTCTAAGAGTAACTCAATGAATCTCCATTATATATTCAATAGGCTTAACTTACCTTAACAGTACTTTTGCTCAGTTTTATAAGGGTTCATAAAATAAATAATAAACAAAATAACTCTCTATTATCTCTTTGATTTTAACTCCCAAAAGTTTGTAGTGATTCACAGATCCATTGCGAATTGTAATTTGCAAATAATATAAATATAGAAGTGTTAATACGATTAAGCACATATTCCCTTTATCCACCGTTTTCACTCAGCTAAATTCATCATATTTTTTGAAACATAATGAATTAGCAATGTAAACTTAAATCGCCCAAAATTTGTCTTATGATGTTTAGGTTTAGCGTGAGTTTATTTTCACACTTAAAAGGTTCTTCAATTATAATTTAGACCTTATCCTTGTTGACTACAAAAGAGCTCCAAAACATTGAAAACATTTCACTGTAGCTCTCGTAATATTAATTCTTAGCTCATATTTAGCCTAAAATATCTATTTCTTTAAGAGATTGAAGATTGATTTAATTGAAGTAAAGTAAAAACGCTCTTGAAGTCTCCATAAGTGCCTTTTACTCCTTTCATGAGATATGTTTTTATCACTAAAAATTGCAGTGCTAGTTATCTCGCCTTGTATAAATGTATCTCCAGAAAGAGAAGTTTCTAAAACTCTTTTTATTTTTAAAATTCAAATAGTGTTTATGGAAATAGAGATAAAAACTCCTTCTACTACTGTTAAAATTAATAATGATAACAAACAAACTGAAATGATTAACGGAAAGGATAGAATTATAATAGGTAGAGTTTACTACTATCTAACTAAGACCATATTCCTAATTCCTAGACTTTATGGAATAACAGCCAAAGAACCACTAGTAGATTGGAAAAACGAGTTTGAAAAACAATTCACGCATATTTTAACAAATGAGTTAACTTTAGCTAAGTTATTAACATTAGAATTACACTTCAGAATAACCTCACCTAAAATGTCTATCATAGGAAGTATTCAGAATGGTAAGGTTGAAGCCAAAGTAGAGTTGAAAGCTTTACCTGAGTTAGAGCAGCAAGAAGATAAGATTAGAATTTTAGTTAAGATAGACTCCTTTTACTTTTCAGATATTAATAAGAAGAGACCATACATTATACCTGCAATTAGGGCTGGGTTGGTAGCCTCATTTTATAAATTTCTTCCCATTAAGTTTGAGGGAGCTCCGGGTATTCCAAAGACGCTCGGCATAATTTCTGATTTCATAAACTCAATGGTATTACCACAAGGGTATTCTGAAGAGGTTCTAGGACATAAAATCTACATTAAAGACGATGAAGTTTACTGTGATGACAATATACTATATAATGCAGACCCTTCTGTGTTAAGTTTATTTCCTATAGTCCATTTCATCAAAAATTCAAGCGATAATAATATTATAGTTATCGAGCAACATGAAGTTCATTTAGAGGAGTTTAAAGAAACTCTAAAAGATTTACTTAATACGTCTAAGGCAAAATTAGTATTGGTTAGTAATAAAGCAATTTAGGCTGAAATATAAATTAAAGTGACTATCTTTTTGTTTATATGGGAGATTAGTAAATTTTATCCAAAAGAGCTATTCTGACTTGCTAAGAATTTAGAGAGTCAATATGAGATTAAGAATATTAATCAAAATATAAGCAGTCTCCATTATCTAATCTCATATGGGCGATTCACGGGTTCATTGCGAATTCAATTTGTTTCTCTAAAACTAGATAAGAATAATTGATTCTACATTTTCGGTAACACTAATAAGGGACGAGCGTGAGGTAATATCATGGAACTCATAACTATCGACGAGAAAGCCCTCTACGGCACTCCACTAAGTGAGGCCGTGAAGGAGCTCGGATCGAACCTCACACTCGTCCCCAATATACTTCCGGAAAACGCACTATTAAACAAATCGGTCAAGGAGATCGAGAAAATGGCCTTAGAAGAAGCCGAGAGGACTAGCCCAAAGCACCAAAGAGGTAAGGAGATAAGGAGGAAGGGTTACGCGAGATGCAAGTTCCTCAAGGGCTTTCGTATAGTGATGGTTGGGAGGGAGGTTAAGTACGAGTTGGAGTGGATCTCGGTGAAGCTACTTGTACTTTACGGGGATAAGGGAAGGTGAAGACCAAGGTTGAAGAGACCCTGCTTAAGGAGGAGAGAAAGGTCTTCGCGGCTCTGATGTTAGTCTGCTAGGTTAAGGGAGGTAAGTTGAACGCCAAGCTCTGGATGCCTCAGATCGAAGCGAGCGGTGAGTTCAAGTATGTAATAGTTGACGGGAAGTACGTGAAGCTCAAGGGAGGAAAGGGGGTCCTTCTCTCGGCGATTGGCGTGACAGAGGAAGGCAAGAGGGCCGTTCTGGACATAATCTTAAGCGTAGAGGAGGACGCCATGGCTTATTGGAGGCTCTTGGTTGAGGTCTGGAAGAAGTCGAGCTTCATTCTTATAGTAGCTGATGGGATCAAGGCCTTGGACAAGGCAATCTCTCTCTGAACTTCAAGTAAGAAGGCAAGGATGTTTGGTCCACCTTAAGCGTAACGCGACTAAGGAGGAGAGGGAGGCCTTGAATGTTATCATCTCATCTGCCGAGAGCGGAGAGATTAAGCCCGAGACTTGTCCGAGGCTCTTGAGTTATCTCTCCGCTCCCAAGAAACTCTGGAAGTGGCTCAAATCCAATAACTTGATCGAGTCTTTCAACTCCCTCTTGGAGAGGAGGAGGTTCGGTAAGTTTCACTCCCCTTGGAGGATACTCCAGATCGCGCGTGTCATAGCCCTCTACTACAACCTATTAACTTATTTTCTCGTTATTGTAATAATATTGCAGTATCCTTTATTCTTCTCACTTTACCAGAAATTTATACAATAATTTCTTCATAAAATTATTCTAATTCATAGAGAATATTACGATTCGCAATGGAAACATGAATCGCCCTCATATTAGGACACCATGGAAAGATCCTACAAGATTTAAGTATATCTTGAAAGAAAGATTTATATAGAACTGTAATTTATTGTATATTAGGTATGAAGATGGTTAGTAGGAGAAAGAATGCCAAAGCATTATCAGGTGCTGTAACTGCATTAATACTAGTAATAGCATCAGTAATAATAGCATTAGTGGTTGTAGGATTTGCCTTCGGACTATTTGGAGCATTTAGTGGGCAAGGTACAGTATCACAAGTAGGAACAGCAACACTAAGTGCTAGTGGTAACTATCTAATAGTTACTTTAAAGAATACTGGAGCTAATACACAAGTTACTGGAGCACTCGTACAAGGAAGCTCAGCGACTGTATCCGGACAAACTACTATATCTGCTGGTGTGAATACATACTCAATTGCATTATCTGGTATTACTAGTAGTTTAAGTAATTTGGTTGGTTCTACTATTTCACTAACGTTACAACTTTCTAATGGACAAACAGTAACAGTAAGTGCAATAGTAACAAGCTAAAAAAGCGGAAGTGAACAAAATGAAAAGTTTTTTTTAATACTTTTCTACTTTTATAAAACTTTTTAATCCTAATTCATATAAACATTATTATTTAAGCCTTTGCGAATACTTATAATTGTGGAATATCCATATTTCGACTTGGAGACCGCTAAGCAATTGTTACCTTGGCTTAGGGATCGTTTACTCCAATTGAGAAAGATAAAGAATGAGATCGAGCTCCTCTTAGTTAACGGTGATAAATACGCTTTGCAACAATACGCTAGCGAGACTAAGAAAATTATCGACGAAATCATTTCAAAGGGTATTATACTACGAGACATAGATATAGGCTTAGTTGACTTCCCTGCAATAATAAACAATAAGCCTGCATTCTTTTGTTGGAAAATAGACGAAGACGAGATAACGTATTGGCACTACATTGACGAGGGTTTTAGGGGAAGAAAGAGGTTAACTGGTTATGAGGATATTCTAAGTTTACGTTAATTTTATTTATTTAATCTCTTAACAATTCCCTATGTACGTTGGTCAAAGCGTAAAAAGGAAAGAGGATTTAAAGTTCATTACCGGTTCTGGGAGATATATTGACGATATTGAGTACCCTGGAACTTTGTACCTTTACATCATTAGGAGTAACGTTGCTCACGCCAAAATTAAGAAGATTGACGTTAGCGACGCTTTGAAAACAAACGGTGTTGTTGGAGTTATCACTGGTTTGACAATCCCTTTTGAGAATAGGCCTAATAATTGGCCAATGGCTAAGGATGAAATATTATACGTTGGCCACCCTATTGCAGCAATTTTGGCTACTGATAGATATACAGCTGCTGATGCAGCGGATTCAGTTCAAATAGACTACGAGGAGTTACCTGCAGTTATTGACCCAGAAAAGGCTTTGAAAGACGATGTAAAAGCCGTTGAGGGTAGAAGTAATATTGCTTATAAGAAAGTTTATAACGCGGGTGACCCAGATAAAGCCCTTTCAAATTCAGATATTGTATTAGAGGAGAAGTTTGAAATTTCTAGGGTTTATCCCTCGCCGATGGAAACTAGGGGATTGCTTTCAGTATATCAAGAGGGTAGTTTGTTAGTTTACGCGTCTACACAATCCGCCCATTACATGAGGAGATATTTGCTATCAGCCTTTGGTAATAAGATAAGGGATATAAGAGTTATTCAAGCTGATGTTGGAGGTGCTTTTGGGGCTAAGTTATTCCCATATGCTGAGGATTTCATAACTGTTTACGCTAGTTTGCAATACAAGAAACCTGTAAAGTGGGTTGCTTTAAGGAGTGAAGATATGAGGGGCATGTATCATGGTAGGGGACAGATACACAAGGTTAAGTTTGGAGCTAAAAAGGATGGTACTTTAACTGCAGTAATAGGTGATGCGATTATTGACTTAGGTGCTGCTTCTCATGGAACTTACCTAGTGGATATAGCAGCTACAATGTTGGCTGGGCCATATAAGGTTAGGGATCTAAGAATTAATGCATATGGCGTCTACACAAATAAGACTCCTTTAGACCAATACAGAGGAGCTGGTAGGCCAGAGGCTGCTTTTGTTTATGAAAGAATAATGGATATTATTTCTGATGAGTTGAAATTAGACCCTATAGCCGTTAGGAAAAAGAACTTGATAACTGAATTGCCTTACACTAATCCTTTAGGTCTAAAGTATGATTCTGGTAATTACTTAAAATTACTGGAGAAAGCTGAGAAGGTTTATAGGGAATTCGAGGAGAGGGCTAACAAGTTGAGAAAGCAAGGTAGAAGGGTTGGTGCTGGTTTATCATTTTATCTAGAGCAGAATAATTTTGGTCCCTGGGAGAGCGCTTCAGTCAGAATTAAGGCTGATGGTAAAGTTCAAGTCATAATTGGTGCCAGTCCACATGGTCAAGGTGCAGAAACTGGTATTGCACAAATCGTTGCTGATGAGTTAGGGATAAGTGTAGACGACGTTGAAGTGATCTGGGGTGATACTGCTCTCATAGGTGAGGGTTTTGGTACTTATGGCAGTAGAAGTTTGACCTTAGCTGGTAATGCTGCGTTATTAGCAGCTAGAAGAGTTAAGGATAAGGTCTTGAGGCTAACTGCGCAATTCATGAAGTCCGATGTTCAAGAGTTACAGTATAAGGATGGTAAGGTAATTAATCCTAAGACTGGTAAGACAATGAGTTTGAAAGAAGTTGCCTCACGTAATATGGCTAGTTTAGGAGGTATTTGGGAATATAAGGAGGAACCTGGGTTAGAGGCCACGGGTTATTTCGGATTTGATAATTTAACTTATCCCTATGGTTCACATGTTGTTTTAGCTGAGGTTGATAATTCCGGTAAGGTTAAGGTTTTAGATTATTACGCTATCGATGATATAGGTACTGTTGTTAATCCAATGCTAGCTGAGGCTCAAGTTATAGGAGGAGTGATTCAAGGCTTTGGTGAGAGTGTTTTGGAGGAGATTGTATACGATGAAAATGGCAATTTACTAACTGGAAACCTATTCGATTACGCAATACCTACTGCCGTTGAGGCATTTAATATTAAATGGGAGTACATGGAAGAGGGGAAATCCGATGCTCCTTTACCAGCTAAGGGAATTGGGGAGGGTGCAACTATTGGTACTCCACCAGCGTTGATAAGGGCAATAGAAAAGGCAATAGGTAAGAAGTTGACCAGATTGCCAGGTAGGTTAGAGGATTTGATATGAATTTTTTATTTATACACACTGAAAATAAAATCTAGATTGAACTTCGACACCTCTTATTATATTTACCCTTGATTTATCTCATTACTTGACTTTAGGTTTTAAAAGGTAACAATCACAAACTAAAGCAAGATCTCACACTTATTGCTATCCCTATGAAATTTCCCTTTTTTGTAAAATAACTTAAAATTCTTTTGACAGTAGTATAGATAGAAAACTATTTAAGTAAAAATAAACACTGTTAAAGTAGCATGACTCAAGTAATAGAATCCTATTCCTCACCCTTTTATAAAAACATAATCGACTTACCTCCATCAATGGTAAGGAAACTATGGAAAAATGGAAAGATAATGATACTCGATATTAGAACACCACAAGAATATGAGGATCATCACATACCGGGGGCAATCTTAGCACCTTTAGATTATTTAGAGCATTTAACTGAACTTTTCGAAGATAAGGAAGTCGCTGTTGTATGTGAACACGGAAATAGGGCTAGCTACGCCACATACGGTATGCCTCATCTTTATAAGAAAAGAGCTTACTACATGATTGGTGGAATGGCATTATGGATGTCTTTGGGTTACGAAGTTGAAAGTGGGATGGATGAAAATGGATTACTATGGCAAAAGATTCTAGAAAAGAAATTCAACTATTAACAAGCTGAGCCTCCACTGGAACGTAAATAGTATTTTGGTTGGTCACTACTACTAAAGTCAAAGCTACTGTTTGTAACCCATTAGGAAAGGTAAATCCAGTGTTAATGGTATATTTATTTTGACCTAGCAATAGTGTATAGTTAACGTTATGTAAAGTTGCGTCGTAAATTACCCCTACTATCTTGGCGTTACTAAAGGAATTCTCCAAGGTGATGTTAAGTTTACCGTCTTGTGTTATGAGAGCTGTACCTATTTGCCTTACGTCTCCATAATTGCTTCCAAAATACCCTAGATATGTGAACAATATGGAAACTACTGTTATTGCTAAGATTACTGAGGCTAGTAACACTATCATCATTGTAACGGAATCGCTTAAACCTTTTCTCATATGTATTATTTAGTTTTGGATGAATATAAATTAGACAGTTTTATATAGATTTTTTATACTGATTTTTATATATAGTTATACGAGTATAGTGAAAAAGGTTTATATAGAATAGAAAGATTTGATATTCTTTTCCTATAACGAAGGAGATGAATTACCCGACCCTTTGGGATATGACAAATACCAAATTTTTTTGACCAAAACTAAGAGATTCGTATATATGTCCTTTGAACTCCTAAAATCCCCCCGATAACGATATTTCGAGTTAATAGAAAACACTTTAAACCTTATTATATCATAAAAACACATGATTAAGGTTAATAGATACGAGATTTTTCTTGATTTTAGCTTTCAAACTGGAAATTATAAGGGATATGAGAAAATTGAAATGGAAAGCGATGAAGAAACAGTAGTACTGGACGCTGTAGGTTTGAAGATAGTAAAGGTCAAGGTAAACGGAAAAGAGATTGAATTCTCTCAAGATGAGAGTAGAGTCAACGTGAAGAGCGGATCCTTTTCCGGCATTTTAGAGGTAGAATTTGAGGGAAAGGTTGCTGAGAGGAAGTTGGTGGGTATTTATAAGGCCTCTTATAAAGATGGATACGTTATTAGTACGCAGTTTGAGGCAACACATGCTAGGGACTTTATTCCTTGTTTCGATCATCCTGCAATGAAGGCCAAGTTTAAGTTAACTGTTAAAGTGGAAAAGGGGCTTAAGGTAATATCCAATATGCCAGTAGTGAAAGAAAAGGAAGAGAATGGGAAAGTAGCATATGAATTTGATGAAACGCCTAGAATGTCTACCTATTTACTATACCTAGGAATTGGAAACTTTGAGGAAATTAAAGACGAAGGTAAGATTCCGACAATTATAGTAGCCACAATACCGGGCAAGGTGCAAAAGGGAAGATTCTCTATGCAGATCTCAAGAAATTCTATAGAGTTCTATGGAAAGTATTTTGAAATTCCCTACCAATTGCCTAAGGTTCATTTAATCGCAATACCGGAATTCGCATATGGGGCTATGGAGAATTGGGGGGCAATTACTTTTAGGGAGACTGCTTTATTGGCTGATGATTCTTCTTCTGTTTATCAGAAGTTTAGGGTTGCTGAGGTTGTTGCTCATGAGTTAGCTCACCAATGGTTTGGTAATTTGGTTACTTTGAAGTGGTGGGATGATTTATGGTTAAACGAGAGTTTCGCAACGTTCATGAGCCATAAGGCTATTTCGCAACTATTCCCGTCATGGAACTTCTGGGGTTATTTCGTTTTAAACCAGACTTCAAGGGCATTGGAGAAGGACTCTGTGTCAACTACACACCCGATAGAGGCACATGTAAGGGACCCCAATGAAGTAGAGCAAATGTTCGATGATATTAGTTACGGTAAGGGGGCTAGTATTTTAAGGATGATTGAGGCTTACGTTGGTGAGGAGAATTTCAGAAGGGGTGTAGTTAATTACTTAAAGAAGTTCTCGTATTCAAACGCTCAAGGTTCTGATTTATGGAACTCAATATCTGAAGTTTTCGGTTCTAATATTTCTCCAATAATGGCTGATTGGATAACTAAGCCTGGCTATCCCATGATTAGGGTTAGTGTTTCTGGAAATCGCGTGAACTTAGAGCAGGAGAGATTTTCGGTATTAGGAAATGTCGAGAACTTGACTTATAAGATTCCTCTTACCATGGAGGTTAACGGTAAGATTGTAACTCATTTACTAGAAAAGGAGAGAGAGACTATAGCTTTTGAGGAAGATATAAAGAGCTTTAAGGCTAATGTAAATAGGACTGGATTTTATAGAGTTCTTTACAACACTGATCTAGTTTTTAATGCCAAGTTATCAGAGCTTGATAAGTGGGGTATTATAAACGACTATTGGGCTTTCCTATTGGCTGGTAAAATAGACTTTAAGGAATATGAAAGTGTAATAGCTAAATTCTTTAATGATAAGGATTTCTTACCGGTTAATGAGCTTTCTAATGAATTATTTACCCTTTATGCGATAAACCTTGACAAGTATCAAGGTATTTCAAAGGAATTTCATAGAATTCAGCTGAAGAACTGGAGAAATTCAAAGGAGGAGTTAGGAAGACTGACGTATTCAAATATTCTTTATAGACTTGCTGCAATGGATGATGAATTCTCTTTAGGTCTCTCGGAGATGTTCAGATTCTACGATTCTCTAGATTCTGATACGAGACAAGGAGTAGCTGTGGCATATGCTATTACTTATGAAGAGGACGCTGTTGACGAACTGTTGGAAAGATATAGGAAGGAAAGTTTTGATGAGGAAAAACTTAGATATCTAACCAGTATGTTATTCTTTAGGAAACCTTACCTTGTGGGAAACACTTTAAGTTTAATACTGAGCGGTGAGATTAAGAAGCAAGACATTCCCTATACTTTAAGCGTAGTATCTTACAATCCTTACGCAAAGAGTGCAGTGCTAAGCTGGATTAAGATGCATATGAACTTCATGAGAGAGGCCTATAAGGGTACTGGGATCCTTGGGAGGAGACTTGCAGAGGTTATTCCACTGATTGGAATAGGGGCGGAAAAAGAAACTGAGCAGTTCTTTAATAATCTTAAAATGCCTGAAGGAGAGAGGGGAATAAGGACAGGTTTGGAGTTGCTTAAGGCTTATTCGAGGTTAAAGTGATAAAGGTTTTTTAACATCTGCCTTTTACCTTCTCCAAATATTAAATATTATGGATAAGTACAAACTAGCTTTATTAGGTGAAGCTGGTGCTGCCGGATTAGATAGGGGATTTTCAATTAGATATAAGGTTTTTCGTGAATCCTACCTAAACGAGATGTCTCACTGGAAGTATTTTCAAAAATATAGTAGATCGTTATTGGAGAAACCGGTATATTACGCTTTTTCAATCCTTGGTTTTATAATTTCATTATTTGGAATAATGGCTGTTAAAAAGGTTAATGAGATCGTAGAAAGAAACGCTATTGATTTTTACAAGAATAACTTTGATGAGAACAATGAGGAGGTAAGGAAAATTTTAGAAGATGAGGAGAAGCATCTCACAATGTCAGTCGATGCTTAAATAAGTTTTTGTATAAGAAGTTAGATTGATGGTAAAGATTTATTTAGGACCCGCAGGAGTACCTCACTCCTCTAAAAAGAAAAATACGATTGATGGTATAAGGACTG includes:
- the cutA gene encoding glyceraldehyde dehydrogenase subunit alpha; this encodes MYVGQSVKRKEDLKFITGSGRYIDDIEYPGTLYLYIIRSNVAHAKIKKIDVSDALKTNGVVGVITGLTIPFENRPNNWPMAKDEILYVGHPIAAILATDRYTAADAADSVQIDYEELPAVIDPEKALKDDVKAVEGRSNIAYKKVYNAGDPDKALSNSDIVLEEKFEISRVYPSPMETRGLLSVYQEGSLLVYASTQSAHYMRRYLLSAFGNKIRDIRVIQADVGGAFGAKLFPYAEDFITVYASLQYKKPVKWVALRSEDMRGMYHGRGQIHKVKFGAKKDGTLTAVIGDAIIDLGAASHGTYLVDIAATMLAGPYKVRDLRINAYGVYTNKTPLDQYRGAGRPEAAFVYERIMDIISDELKLDPIAVRKKNLITELPYTNPLGLKYDSGNYLKLLEKAEKVYREFEERANKLRKQGRRVGAGLSFYLEQNNFGPWESASVRIKADGKVQVIIGASPHGQGAETGIAQIVADELGISVDDVEVIWGDTALIGEGFGTYGSRSLTLAGNAALLAARRVKDKVLRLTAQFMKSDVQELQYKDGKVINPKTGKTMSLKEVASRNMASLGGIWEYKEEPGLEATGYFGFDNLTYPYGSHVVLAEVDNSGKVKVLDYYAIDDIGTVVNPMLAEAQVIGGVIQGFGESVLEEIVYDENGNLLTGNLFDYAIPTAVEAFNIKWEYMEEGKSDAPLPAKGIGEGATIGTPPALIRAIEKAIGKKLTRLPGRLEDLI
- a CDS encoding ferritin family protein encodes the protein MDKYKLALLGEAGAAGLDRGFSIRYKVFRESYLNEMSHWKYFQKYSRSLLEKPVYYAFSILGFIISLFGIMAVKKVNEIVERNAIDFYKNNFDENNEEVRKILEDEEKHLTMSVDA
- a CDS encoding DUF2203 domain-containing protein; its protein translation is MEYPYFDLETAKQLLPWLRDRLLQLRKIKNEIELLLVNGDKYALQQYASETKKIIDEIISKGIILRDIDIGLVDFPAIINNKPAFFCWKIDEDEITYWHYIDEGFRGRKRLTGYEDILSLR
- a CDS encoding M1 family metallopeptidase is translated as MIKVNRYEIFLDFSFQTGNYKGYEKIEMESDEETVVLDAVGLKIVKVKVNGKEIEFSQDESRVNVKSGSFSGILEVEFEGKVAERKLVGIYKASYKDGYVISTQFEATHARDFIPCFDHPAMKAKFKLTVKVEKGLKVISNMPVVKEKEENGKVAYEFDETPRMSTYLLYLGIGNFEEIKDEGKIPTIIVATIPGKVQKGRFSMQISRNSIEFYGKYFEIPYQLPKVHLIAIPEFAYGAMENWGAITFRETALLADDSSSVYQKFRVAEVVAHELAHQWFGNLVTLKWWDDLWLNESFATFMSHKAISQLFPSWNFWGYFVLNQTSRALEKDSVSTTHPIEAHVRDPNEVEQMFDDISYGKGASILRMIEAYVGEENFRRGVVNYLKKFSYSNAQGSDLWNSISEVFGSNISPIMADWITKPGYPMIRVSVSGNRVNLEQERFSVLGNVENLTYKIPLTMEVNGKIVTHLLEKERETIAFEEDIKSFKANVNRTGFYRVLYNTDLVFNAKLSELDKWGIINDYWAFLLAGKIDFKEYESVIAKFFNDKDFLPVNELSNELFTLYAINLDKYQGISKEFHRIQLKNWRNSKEELGRLTYSNILYRLAAMDDEFSLGLSEMFRFYDSLDSDTRQGVAVAYAITYEEDAVDELLERYRKESFDEEKLRYLTSMLFFRKPYLVGNTLSLILSGEIKKQDIPYTLSVVSYNPYAKSAVLSWIKMHMNFMREAYKGTGILGRRLAEVIPLIGIGAEKETEQFFNNLKMPEGERGIRTGLELLKAYSRLK
- a CDS encoding rhodanese-like domain-containing protein; this encodes MTQVIESYSSPFYKNIIDLPPSMVRKLWKNGKIMILDIRTPQEYEDHHIPGAILAPLDYLEHLTELFEDKEVAVVCEHGNRASYATYGMPHLYKKRAYYMIGGMALWMSLGYEVESGMDENGLLWQKILEKKFNY